From Symphalangus syndactylus isolate Jambi chromosome 5, NHGRI_mSymSyn1-v2.1_pri, whole genome shotgun sequence:
TACATAATGTGGATTTGGGGAGTTCCAATGCATTGTTTGACCTACAACATTGAAAATATTGACTAACTGgctctttctttactttctgggTTTGTTCACCCCCAAGTTGTACTGTCCCTTCCCTTGACCTTTTAGGTTGATTGTACTTGAGACAAAGCTTATTTAGCATCTAAACAATCTGTACAAATGGACACTTATAAGGAAccatttattcatctgttttcattcattattttcatCAATTACAATTTTTCCTCTCCTGCATCAGAGGAAATCACAAAAGACCTGACAGATTTAGGTAGTCAACTGAGTGCGTAGGCTGCTCAATTAGTAGTACATTAGTGAGTGCTAATTGATAAgagatcattttttttcttatataaggATATTTATGACATTGTAAATGCCCTTTGGACCAACTCAGGACAGGGTACAAATTGGGGCCCATGGATGGAGCTGTGAGCCCAGCTCACCACTGTTCAACTCTCTTCTCCGAAACAAATTGCCCATGGGGACCCTCAGCATCTGGGGGCAAAAGGGCCAAGTACACAGGGGTctctgctccttcttctgggCTCTTGGTGGCCTTGGGGCCCGCCATGTCAGTTCTCACCCACCCTGGGCAGCAGGCATTCAGGAGGATCTTGTCCCCTTTCCTCTGCTCACTCAGTTTCCTGGCGTGGATCCTGGACAGAACGGTGACGCCAATCTTCGTCACCCCGTATGCGCTGCTGGGCCAGCCCTCCTTCTGGTGCACTCCCTTCTTTGTATCCTCCACAAACTTGTTCATGAGCCCCACCAGCGCCTCCTCAGTGAGGGTCTCACTGCGGAACTTCTGCTGCAGCTCTGGGCTGCAGCCTTTAAGCGCTCTGACACTCATGCTGCTAGATACGTTCACCACTCTCCCTAAGATACACCACAAAGCATTATGTAGAAAGGTGTGCAACAATCCCGCAGAAAGCCAGATTTGCAGAGATTTTGGAGCAGAAAATTTTCATATGAGAGACAGTTACTGGTATGAGTTCTAAGAGGAATACGCATAGAAAGTGTGGTGGTAGTTGCATAAAGAACTTCATTCCTGCCTTCAAATTTTGGCTGAGTAGAGTCAGGTGAGATTTGGAAGAGCTGCCCTTTGAGGTCCTGGTGAACCAGAGCCTTAGAAGTAGCACAACTTAACAGGACGACAGGACAGGGAAACAGGATAAAAGCTGAGAGTAAGCTGTACATGCAAGTACCCAACTCGAAGCcacacatttaaatttttctaaaagtgGCTGCTTGATTGCTGTGTTATTTAATGGGTGGGTTCATCTCCTGTCCCATTACTTAGGGTAACCATCACAGCAGTTTACAACCAAAGAAATGTGATAGTCATGTCCAGCACCTTCAGCACGTTGAAAGGGAGTTAAAATGGGCCCAGAGTTAAGCAGCGGCAGATTATGGACATCTCTGTGAACCATGCTAAGGGCTTGGACTTTCCCAGGGATTTTGGGAGAGGCATGACCATGCAGACAGTATGCAGGATGCTGGGAAAGGAAAAGACTCAAGACCAGAGGTGCCTTGTGAGGGTTTGCAATTGTCCAGAGGGACAGGTGAGGGCCTGCTGTAGAGCCGGGATGAGACGGATTCAGGAGGAACTCAGTGGGCACAACTCCTAGGACCTAGTAAGTGATTATGAGGGGTGGGGCATGGTGACCTGCAGGATCctggtgggtgggtggtggggtCTGTGTCCCAGACGACTTAGGGAAAAGGATAGGGATCCTCTGGAAATATTTTAGATTGTGGGGAAAGGCATCAGGAAGAGATGGAAAGGCGGCAAGACAACTATGTGGTTGGGAGCTTAAGGAGTGTTCCAGACAGATGACAGGCATTAGAAGGACCTAATGAACTGGTGGTAGTAAAGGCTCCACCAGCCTGAATAAGATCTCTCTGAAAGAGCAGAGAAAGGGTACAGGATGGACTCCCATGTGGAGGGGCACGGAGCAAATAAAGGGCATCTCTCAGGAGACGTTTGAGCTAAGACCTGAAGGATGAGGGAGTCAGCCGGGTGTGCAAAGACCAGTGGGACAGGGAGGACGAATGGCCGTGGGAGTGGGAGAAGTGAGGACAAAGTCCTGAGGCAAAATGGCACATATCAACTGGCAGGAGACAAAGCACAGAGGTCAGTGCACGTGCAGCATGGAGAGGAAGCAGGAGCCTGCAGGAGAGATCCCAGGCAAGCAGGGGCCAGATCAAGCCCCAAAGAGAAGGTGTGCTGTTTCCCATCAGACTCACCTTGGGGTTTTATTAGAGGGAGTAATTCTGTGCACACATCTCGGGTACCAAAGAAGTTTGTTTTCATCGTCACTTCAGCTTGAATATGAAAGGGTGTGGGATCAGCAACTTttaggagagaaagagaacataGTTAATACATTGTACCCATGGGGTAAAATTCTATAGaatgatactaaaaaaaaaaacaaaaacaaaaaaaaacgtaGTGCCTTCTGCCTAAAGTCTGTGTCTGGTTACAGTATTGTGCCAATGTCAATCTCCTGGTTTGATCACGTTCTAGTATTTTTGTAAGATGGTACCACTGGGGGAAGAAGGATGAAGGGCGCACACTGGATCTTGGCataaccattttttcttttttgcaatttgtcgtttattttaaaatcagttcaaAATTCATCCAATTGCCTTAAAGCTCAATTCAGAAAAACTGCAGAAAACCCGAAAAAGATCCCCAAGAGTCCCAGCCAGGGAAACACAAAGTTCCCTTTGGCTGGAAAACTCTCACTTTCTCCAAGGTTTCTGCACTCCCTGCATCTCCcagctcctccctctcctccctagGGAGCCGTTATGGACCCCGCAGACGCCAGGAGCCCCAGTGCTGCGCTTCTTCTTCGGGGAGTCCACGTCCCCTCCCCATACCCTTGAAGGCGATGCCCGCGTTGTTGACCAGCACGTCCAGGCCCCCGTACTCCTTGAGCAGGAAGTCGCGCAGGGCGCGGATGCTCTGCAGATCGTCGATATCCAGCTGGTGGAAGCGCGGGCTCAGGCCCTCCGCCTGCAGCTGCTGTACGGCTGCCTGGCCCCGCGCCACGTCCCGCGCCGTGAGCACCACGTCCCCCGAGAACAGCCGGCACAGGTCGCGCACGATGGCCAAGCCGATGCCCTTGTTGCCTCCAGTCACCAGCGCTACACGGACGCCGGACGACATGGCTGAACGGGGCGCGCGGGACACCTGCGTGGAGAACACACCTGGCTCAAGCCCCGGAGCCGTGCGGCGTGTTCCAGAGATTGCTAGAGTCTGGCGGGCGTGGGCGCGCACCTGTAGGTTACACGCCAGGTCGCTGAACGCGCAGGCGCAGGCTCCGCCCCTAGCAGGGCGGGGCCGAACCACCCCTACCCCTCCCCGGCGGAACTTCGCCGGGGTGCGGAGCAGGCGGAGAGCCAGCTAGCCTGACTTTGCAGAACCCGCTGGCCTAAGACCGAGGCTGGTCTCTAGCTACTAGCTGCTGGCTGCCCACGTGGCAGTGAAGAACCATTCGTAGTGGCCATGTGCCTAGATCTGAACTCACTGCTTGTACTTGGTTCTCTGAGgggttttctttctattctcctAGCTGTTCAATCATTCCTAGTTGTGTTTGAAGAAATAGTACATTTGcatggtttttttctctttttttcctggtgttccaaaaaaaaaaaatactgcaggaACTGCAGTCTTTGGAGCTAGAGTTGCAGAAGAAACTGGAAGGAAATGACAGGGCATCAAGTTTTTGTTGATTTCCCCCCTAAGTATATGAAAACAAAGCTACTGACTTAGCCAGATTTTCCAATAATGGTGGGAAACAGTCACTAAATCTTTACAAGGTTACTTCTCTGGGCACTTGCAGGGCCATCAGTTTACCTGTGCGTAGGTGTAGGAGGTTTCACAGCCCTATTTTACACTTACAATAACACTCCAGGATGGACCTTTTAATCCCCAtcttaaaatgaagaaacagggaTCTGTCCTCAGAGTTTATAACTTAGTTCAGTGGTGGGAAATTGTTAGAGAAATGCCAGGAGTTCGGTCTAGGTCCGGTGGTTCACAGCACAGAAAGCCAGTCACTGAGACCCCATTATTGTCAGGGAAGAGGGCATTATTTGGGTGCTACAGCCTAGAgggggagatcagtctcaaatccatcttctCAACTGATTAAAATTAggatatagcagggaagaaatgtaccTGCATGTGGGAAAATAGCAGGAGTTAGGGAGAGATGAGGAGGAGTGGGTCAACAGGCATCAGGCAATCATTGCAGGTGAGGGGTCTGGTGTCTGATTGTCCAGATGTGGTGATCTGATAAGTTTCAGTTCCTTGGTGCTATCTGGGAGGCCTGATGGctagtttcctgagaaaggaactcagataagacaaatgtaaatTTCTCAAGTTTTTAGACTGGGAGGGTCAATTTGTTTATTCAAAGGataccaggccaggtgcagtggctcacgcctgtaatctcagcactttgggaggttgagacaggtggatcatgaggtcaggagttcaagaccagcctggccaagatggtgaaaccccatctctacttaaaaaaaatatatatatatatacaaaaattagccgggtgtggtggcaggcacctgtaatcccagctacttgggaggctgaagcagagaattgcttgcttgaaccccagaggtggaggttgcagtgagccgagatcatgccactgcactccagcctgggcaacagagtgagactccgtctcaaaaaaaaaaaaaaaaaaaccataaacatCTGTCCTGTGGGGAAATTGCATGGTTTCAAAGTGAGTGTTCCTCCTTCCTACTTACAAGGGAATCGGGAATAAGGTCAAGTTTCATTTCTGTGCTGTCCGATAGGTTGCTGCTGTCACAGGTGGCCATTTAAACATAAATTCAAATTAAGCAAAATTTGTAATTCAGTTTTTTAGTTGCACTAGCCACATCGCCGGTGCTCAATATTTGCATGTGTTAGTGGTCACTGTATTGGGCAGTACAGATTTAGGATATTTCCATCCTTGCAGAAAGGTCTGTTGAACAGCACTGCTTTAAATAGATTGCAATTACATTGCAATTTCAAGGTAGGTTTCCAATTAGTTGCTTTAAAACAAGTTAATAATCAAGGAAAGACCCTTGCTTTTTTTCAACTGAAATTTTTGTCGAGCTAATTATAGactcacatgcagttgtaagaaataatagatTCCTTACCCTTTACTCAGTTTCCCTCAATAGTAACATATTGCAAAAGTATAGTACAACATCACAGTGAAGATATTGACAACAAAACAGTCCACCAATCATACTCAGATTTCCCCAGTTTGATGTGTACTTTGTGTATGTATTTAGTCCtatataattttatcaaatgttggTTTGTGTATCCACCACTATAGTTAAATGAAAATGTTTCCATTAGCACAAAGAGCCCTCCTGTTGCACTTTTATCACCAAACATACCTCTCTATTACTCCCCAAACCAACTCTAATtcatggcaaccactaatctgttcacCATTTCTACAAGTTTGTTGTTTCAAAATTGTTACATAGATGGAGTCATACAGTttgtagtattttgttttgtttcttttttccactcagGATAATTCAGAGCTCTGTTTTGGATTTTCTTTCCTATCCCAGTGTGTGCGTGTTGGGTCTGTCATTGGCTGGGTTCTCTCCACTTCACTAGCTACTGTCTTCTGTAGCTGGTGTGAGTCAGTGTTAGAGTGGGATGGATTAAATTTATTAAGAGGGCCAGTCAGCAATAGCACATGGTGTACAGGGAACTTTGGACAGGGTGAGGGTCCTGCTGTTTCAAAAGGCAAATCCTACAAGGGCCATGAATCATGAGTTTGAGtctgatttgtttatttttttaggaCTGGTACCAACATAAGAATTGACAGGTACATTGGGCAGGATGCTCcagaagatatataaaatatgtattaacaaGAATTTACTGTATGATAAAGGTGGTTTAACAACTAGTGAGGGAAAGAATTATTCCAAAATTAGCACTGGGGAAAGGGCATAatgattggaaagaaaaaagatcccTTACAACATACACTAAATAATttctgaagagagagagagaaacagtgaTTTATAAATGAATCCataaaacaactaaaagaaaacaaaagtaaaatttttattttcaataggggaaaatgctttattttatacGCATAAAAATAGGGGAAGAATCATAAATGTCTGATGGGTTTGACTACGGGaaactttttgaaaatttgtttttgaaaagcaTAATTTAAAGCCTGTGAATTAAGCTCTACTTGGATGATTTTGTATGGTTGTCTCTCTTACATCTGGGCCTTGATTCTGGTGGTATGTGTGAGGAGCCTCCAACATGTAGCACCTTGTTTGGATTCTgaacaatttaagaaataaaacagaaatttaaagatGGAGTTTCCAGATCTCTGCTATTACTGCTATTGGCTAAGTTGGAAGACATGCCTTAGTTGTAAGAATCAAAGGTCTGAGACTATATTGGCTGCTATACAGATAAAGAATTTTATCACACCAATTAACCTGTGGAATGAATTCATATCTTTACTAcccaccgttttttttttttaatagaacgcttcatgaatttgcatgtcatccttgcacaggcACCATGCTAAATCTTGTCTGTATCATTCcagttttagtatatgtgctgcccaAACGAGCACTACTACCCACTAGTTTAAAGCAACTAAAGAACACAGTTCccacaaaaaagaatggaatcatttcctttgcagcaacatggatgcagatgGAGGCTATTGTGCTaggtgaattaacacagaaacagaaaaccaaataacgcatgttctcacttataagtgggagctaaacatttgagtacacagggacacaaagatgggaacaataacactggggattccaaaagggggagggagggggtaagggttgaaaaacaaactattgggtactatgttttcTACTTGGGAGCATTAGatgcccaaacctcagcatcaggcAATATACtgatataacaaacctgcacatgtacccccgaatctaaaaacaaaaaaacagaaaagcccaAAACACAGTTCCGTggtatatattaaaagaaaagatgttGGAAAATAATGTTGTTAAATTACGAACTGTGGGGTTCTCCGGATCGTTCCTTTGATTATTTACCCTCACGGATCTCTGCTTGACACTGGCTGTGTTCCTCTTGCATTTTATGCTTGTTTAGGATATTCAGTAAGCCTTTCTAAAGGGGTAGACCATGGACTTTGAGACCTGGAATCAATCTGTGGCTTAGGTGCTTAGTAGTTATGTAACTCAAGCAATTTACTGAATTCTGTGAAAGACAAAGCCAGACACTAAGGTGGTAAGGACAGATTTTAGTCAATAATGAACTCCTGTAATAGGAAAGAGGGTCCAGTGTAAATGAACTTTCATTTGTACAGATGTGACTGTGCCTTTTAAAGGGAGAGTGAAGGATCAGGAAGTGGGAGGAGTTAGGGAAATGACAAATTACCAAGGGTTGCTCAGTGGAAATGTTGGTTAGGCCAGCTGTGTCTGTTAGCTGGCAATTAGCAAAGTTGGGATTCTATTCTCCCACTATAAAGACCGAAAGACAGAGGCCCTATAATTTCTGATGATTACATTTCAGAGGAATGGCTtccaggtccttgagaaagacactcttttttttttttttttttttttttttttgagatggagtttctctcttatctctcaggctggagtgcagtggtgcgatctcggctcactgcaacctctgcctcccaggttcaggagattctcctgcctcagcctctcgagtagctgggactacaagcgtgcgcTACCATGCACAactaactttctgtatttttaatagagaaagagtttcgctatgttggccaggctggtctggaactcctgacctcaggtgatccgcccaccttggcctcccaaagtgttgggattacaggcgtgcgccaccatgcccagccaagaaacaCTCCTGGGTGGGAGATACATCTCAAAGGGACAGAGAGAATTCACAGCTGTAAGCCATTTTTAGTAAATGCTTTAAGAAAGGGCAATCAGGGGCCTATTGTCAGAAGTTGGTTATTACAAACACCGCATTTTTTTTTGGCAGCTTAACATTCTCAGGAAGGGGCTAGAGTCATCCTAGGGGTGATAGGGTCATCCTAGCCATGTAGCCTTgagctgtgtttaaaaaaaaaaaaaggaaaaaccaaaaacaactcaCAATGTATAAATTTAGAAAAGGAGACGGggactttatttcttctaaagggGTACAACCTGCAAGGTAGCCATCCTGGAGGCTGGGGAGCTGACTCCAGCAGAAACAGAGATGGGCACTTTGAAGGGGGAGGCTTTGAG
This genomic window contains:
- the CBR1 gene encoding carbonyl reductase [NADPH] 1 isoform X2, with product MSSGVRVALVTGGNKGIGLAIVRDLCRLFSGDVVLTARDVARGQAAVQQLQAEGLSPRFHQLDIDDLQSIRALRDFLLKEYGGLDVLVNNAGIAFKVADPTPFHIQAEVTMKTNFFGTRDVCTELLPLIKPQASCILSAWSCLSQNPWESPSP
- the CBR1 gene encoding carbonyl reductase [NADPH] 1 isoform X1, coding for MSSGVRVALVTGGNKGIGLAIVRDLCRLFSGDVVLTARDVARGQAAVQQLQAEGLSPRFHQLDIDDLQSIRALRDFLLKEYGGLDVLVNNAGIAFKVADPTPFHIQAEVTMKTNFFGTRDVCTELLPLIKPQGRVVNVSSSMSVRALKGCSPELQQKFRSETLTEEALVGLMNKFVEDTKKGVHQKEGWPSSAYGVTKIGVTVLSRIHARKLSEQRKGDKILLNACCPGWVRTDMAGPKATKSPEEGAETPVYLALLPPDAEGPHGQFVSEKRVEQW